From the genome of Verrucomicrobiia bacterium, one region includes:
- a CDS encoding methyltransferase produces MNIRKLLLGLILPPPVPTQHRLYSMTLPPDVWKSRPNERLVSLALRVAARAQKLELTELAQRAGAGVNHWPGEHYRLVAALVAELGARSVVEIGTYQGMASLAMISQLPADGRMTTFDVIPWQQIKPNILRESDFAGGRLKQEIADLQDFATMEKYREVFQQADFIFVDAAKDGVMEQRFIENFRKLGLPKGPIVMFDDIREWKMLRIWNDLTEPKLDLTSFGHWTGTGWVDWPAGK; encoded by the coding sequence ATGAATATCCGCAAGCTGTTGCTGGGTCTGATCCTGCCGCCGCCGGTGCCAACCCAGCACCGGCTTTATTCCATGACCCTGCCGCCGGATGTTTGGAAAAGTCGTCCTAACGAACGGCTGGTGAGTCTGGCGTTGCGCGTGGCCGCCCGGGCGCAAAAACTGGAATTGACCGAACTGGCGCAACGCGCTGGTGCCGGGGTGAATCATTGGCCGGGCGAACATTATCGCTTGGTGGCCGCGCTGGTGGCTGAACTTGGCGCCAGGAGCGTGGTGGAAATCGGCACCTATCAAGGCATGGCCTCGCTGGCGATGATTTCGCAACTGCCTGCCGACGGTCGGATGACGACGTTTGATGTAATTCCCTGGCAACAGATCAAACCAAACATTTTGCGCGAAAGTGATTTTGCCGGTGGCCGGCTGAAACAGGAAATTGCCGACCTGCAGGATTTTGCGACGATGGAAAAATATCGCGAAGTTTTCCAACAGGCAGATTTCATTTTCGTGGATGCGGCCAAGGATGGCGTCATGGAACAGCGGTTCATCGAAAACTTTCGCAAGCTCGGTTTGCCCAAAGGCCCGATCGTCATGTTCGATGACATCCGTGAGTGGAAGATGTTGCGCATCTGGAATGACCTCACCGAACCCAAATTGGACCTGACCTCATTTGGACACTGGACCGGCACCGGCTGGGTGGATTGGCCGGCGGGCAAATGA
- a CDS encoding SGNH/GDSL hydrolase family protein, producing MNGCSTPAPTADPIAPIYCLGDSHVSFFAGEDTIQPGWPERAGAGLPWFRVFHLGPVLAFNLSRTGTTMRGRERLFEVLEQVVPSGARVLLCFGEIDCRAHILKQAAKQKASVEQTVANCLDAYFHAVREVQARGFEVIVYNAVPTRLSTPRRARRDDDYVAVGSWRERNAAVRLFKAGAKRRCLDCGAKFLENYFGLVTAKDKTESWFFFDAIHLSQRALPLTLRALAKLYPEAGYPELPLPQPTWMAKGFDRAAKRLRRWLKLT from the coding sequence ATGAACGGTTGCTCAACTCCAGCGCCCACCGCCGATCCAATCGCGCCGATCTATTGCCTCGGCGACAGTCATGTGAGTTTTTTCGCAGGGGAGGATACGATTCAACCCGGCTGGCCGGAACGCGCGGGGGCCGGCTTACCGTGGTTTCGCGTCTTTCACCTCGGCCCGGTGCTGGCGTTCAATCTTTCCCGAACGGGTACGACCATGCGCGGGCGCGAACGGCTGTTTGAGGTCTTGGAACAAGTGGTTCCGTCCGGGGCGCGGGTATTATTGTGCTTCGGGGAAATTGATTGCCGCGCGCACATTCTGAAACAGGCTGCCAAACAAAAGGCGTCGGTGGAACAGACCGTGGCGAACTGCCTTGACGCTTATTTCCATGCGGTGCGGGAAGTTCAGGCGCGCGGGTTTGAAGTGATTGTTTACAACGCCGTCCCCACGCGTCTGAGCACCCCGCGCCGGGCCAGGCGTGACGATGATTACGTCGCCGTCGGCTCATGGCGGGAGCGCAATGCCGCCGTTCGATTATTCAAAGCCGGGGCCAAGCGGCGCTGCCTGGACTGTGGCGCGAAGTTTTTGGAGAACTACTTCGGATTGGTGACGGCCAAGGACAAAACCGAGTCGTGGTTTTTCTTTGATGCCATCCACCTCTCGCAACGCGCGCTGCCGCTGACGCTTCGCGCGTTGGCAAAGTTGTATCCGGAAGCGGGTTATCCCGAGTTGCCATTGCCACAGCCGACGTGGATGGCGAAGGGTTTTGATCGCGCCGCCAAGCGGTTGCGCCGGTGGTTGAAGCTCACTTGA
- a CDS encoding ABC transporter ATP-binding protein/permease, producing the protein MTSKPAQSSNASASRRYRRLLRYMQPARWHFIGGVLAGLAFAAISGFGLPMMLYTVAPVIFNDPSAQNSQTEVVIKWAQRLFGEHYRGQLLLVACLGLPVIFFFRGLTAFLNRYWLNHAGFQLLETLRTEVFRRLQELPLAFYHRHKSGDLTARLMTDTEQLKNVVVMMSTDALKQPFTLIGSLSFLLYLAITNRSALFVLITLTSIPLCIVPIRIIARRLIKKSRQLTAETGELNAIVIEGLQSPMEIQAYNLQPQLSARFAASVRKIFRLSMKTVKYQAFVNPVIEFLSACGFMAALYFGFTNGMEFKVFLAMGAALFMAYEPVKKLSILNAVWKMGAASLERLEQVLDAEDTVPQPAQPLPLPTTHQEIAFEQVGFAYPLRATDRAPVAALREIEVRFQPGEVVALVGPSGAGKSTFISLIPRFYDPTTGRVTLGGVDLRTVDKNELRKRMALVPQTPVLFNASIAENIRAGKLTASDAEVREAARKAFAADFIEALPQGYNTVVGERGTTVSGGQRQRIAIARAFLKDAPILILDEATNALDSESEQKVQQALQELVQGRTTFMVAHRFSSLNLATRVLVFENGRITGDGSPAELGRTHQIFQHMLELQQLK; encoded by the coding sequence ATGACATCAAAGCCAGCACAATCCAGCAACGCTTCCGCCTCGCGCCGCTATCGGCGCCTGCTGCGGTATATGCAACCCGCGCGCTGGCATTTTATTGGTGGGGTGTTGGCGGGGTTGGCGTTCGCGGCGATCAGTGGTTTCGGTTTGCCGATGATGCTCTACACGGTGGCGCCGGTGATCTTCAACGACCCGTCCGCACAAAACTCGCAAACCGAAGTCGTCATCAAATGGGCGCAGCGGTTGTTTGGTGAACACTATCGGGGGCAGTTGTTACTGGTCGCCTGCCTGGGTTTGCCCGTCATCTTTTTCTTTCGCGGGCTGACCGCGTTCCTGAACCGCTACTGGTTGAATCACGCCGGTTTTCAACTGTTGGAAACCTTGCGCACCGAAGTCTTTCGACGCCTGCAAGAACTGCCGCTCGCCTTTTATCATCGTCACAAGTCCGGCGACCTCACCGCGCGCCTGATGACCGACACGGAGCAGTTGAAGAACGTGGTGGTGATGATGAGCACGGACGCGCTGAAGCAACCATTCACCTTGATCGGCTCGTTAAGTTTTCTTTTATATCTTGCCATCACCAATCGCAGCGCGCTCTTCGTGCTCATCACGCTGACCAGCATCCCGCTGTGCATTGTGCCCATCCGCATCATCGCGCGCCGCCTGATCAAGAAATCGCGTCAATTGACCGCGGAAACGGGAGAGCTGAATGCGATTGTGATCGAGGGGTTGCAATCCCCGATGGAAATTCAGGCCTACAACTTGCAGCCTCAATTGAGCGCCCGATTTGCGGCCAGCGTTCGCAAAATTTTCCGGCTCTCGATGAAGACGGTGAAATATCAGGCCTTCGTCAATCCGGTGATCGAGTTCCTCTCCGCCTGCGGTTTCATGGCGGCACTGTATTTCGGATTCACCAACGGCATGGAATTCAAGGTCTTTCTCGCCATGGGCGCCGCTTTGTTCATGGCGTACGAGCCGGTCAAAAAACTCAGCATCCTGAACGCGGTCTGGAAAATGGGGGCGGCTTCGCTGGAACGATTGGAGCAAGTGTTGGATGCCGAGGACACCGTGCCCCAGCCGGCTCAGCCGCTGCCGCTGCCCACCACGCATCAGGAGATCGCGTTCGAGCAGGTCGGTTTTGCCTATCCGCTTCGCGCCACCGACCGCGCGCCCGTGGCGGCGTTGCGAGAAATAGAAGTTCGTTTTCAACCGGGCGAAGTGGTGGCGCTCGTGGGACCGAGTGGCGCCGGGAAATCCACGTTTATTTCCCTCATCCCGCGCTTTTACGACCCCACCACAGGCCGGGTGACGCTGGGCGGCGTGGACCTGCGGACGGTGGATAAGAATGAATTGCGAAAACGAATGGCGCTCGTGCCGCAAACGCCGGTGCTGTTCAACGCCAGCATCGCGGAAAACATTCGCGCCGGAAAATTGACCGCTTCGGACGCGGAAGTGCGGGAGGCCGCACGCAAAGCTTTTGCGGCGGATTTCATCGAAGCCCTGCCGCAAGGTTACAATACCGTGGTTGGCGAACGCGGCACGACGGTGTCCGGCGGCCAACGCCAGCGCATCGCCATCGCGCGGGCCTTTTTGAAAGATGCGCCCATTCTGATCTTGGACGAAGCCACGAACGCTCTGGATTCGGAAAGCGAACAAAAAGTCCAACAAGCCTTGCAGGAACTGGTGCAAGGGCGGACCACCTTCATGGTCGCGCACCGGTTCAGTTCCCTGAATCTGGCGACGCGGGTGTTGGTTTTCGAAAACGGCCGGATTACCGGTGACGGATCGCCAGCCGAGCTGGGGCGCACGCATCAGATTTTTCAGCACATGCTGGAATTGCAGCAACTCAAGTGA
- a CDS encoding arrestin family protein, which produces MTRKILLVTGLWLGLVVGSFAQVSVEITMGQEHFLSGETIPLTVRIANRSGQTLHLGDDSDWLTFAVASRTAYVAEKNGDVPVEGAFELGSGKTALRRVTLTPYFNLPHAGRYEVTASVRIKQWETMVVSPPKAFEIINAAKIWSQDFGMPPAPGVTNEVPEVRRYSLEQANYLRGKLRLYLRLMDAESDHAYKVIPIGGMVSFSSPEARIDRTNQLHVLYQFGAHSYLYTVVTPEGEIAQRQTYDITQHRPRLVSDEKGGFVVAGGQRRITDGDIPAPVLETVP; this is translated from the coding sequence ATGACACGGAAAATCCTTCTGGTAACCGGATTGTGGCTCGGGCTGGTCGTCGGCTCGTTCGCGCAGGTTTCCGTCGAGATCACCATGGGCCAGGAGCATTTTCTTTCCGGGGAAACGATTCCGCTCACCGTGCGGATCGCCAACCGCTCCGGCCAAACGCTGCATTTGGGCGACGATTCCGATTGGCTGACATTCGCCGTGGCCTCGCGCACCGCCTATGTGGCGGAGAAAAATGGCGACGTGCCAGTGGAAGGAGCTTTCGAGTTAGGCTCAGGAAAAACGGCGTTGCGCCGGGTGACTTTGACTCCGTACTTCAATTTGCCTCATGCCGGACGTTATGAAGTCACGGCCAGCGTCCGGATCAAACAATGGGAAACCATGGTTGTTTCTCCGCCCAAGGCGTTTGAAATCATCAACGCCGCCAAAATTTGGTCGCAGGATTTCGGCATGCCGCCGGCGCCGGGAGTCACCAACGAAGTTCCCGAAGTGCGCCGTTATTCACTGGAACAGGCCAACTATCTGCGCGGCAAACTACGCCTCTACTTGCGCTTGATGGACGCCGAGAGCGATCACGCTTACAAGGTGATTCCCATTGGCGGCATGGTTTCATTCAGCAGTCCGGAAGCGCGCATTGACCGGACAAACCAACTGCATGTGTTGTATCAATTCGGCGCGCACTCCTACCTCTACACCGTGGTGACCCCCGAGGGCGAAATCGCCCAGCGCCAAACTTACGACATCACGCAACACCGGCCGCGGTTGGTGTCGGATGAGAAAGGCGGGTTCGTTGTGGCGGGCGGTCAACGTCGCATCACCGATGGAGATATTCCGGCGCCTGTGCTGGAAACGGTTCCGTAA
- a CDS encoding DUF1080 domain-containing protein, with translation MKLLQWLLLSTWLIGAAGAVELTLDLGSPDAEVTPPGFTSVVVGEGGPGLWRAVRETTPEATNQVVLAQLSADVKDERFPILVYDGASFDDFTLTTRFKIVEGVAEQMAGVVFRYQDEKSFYVVRASALGRNLRFYKVVGGLRSQPIGPNLPIEKGVWYALKVQCQKSKIRIWLNDQPVIPELTDTSFANGKIGFWTKSDSMSRFADTRIEYTPKEPRVQATLRSTLKKYSRLVGLKIYALDAAGTPRIVASNQEDEVGQAGGASEIGAITKGEVFYGKDAKTVAVIQPLRDRNGEPMAAIRVILKSFPGQTEQAILQRALPIVREVQQQALSLDDLQ, from the coding sequence ATGAAGTTGTTGCAATGGCTGCTGCTCAGCACCTGGTTGATCGGAGCGGCGGGAGCAGTGGAGCTGACCCTGGACTTGGGTTCGCCCGACGCCGAGGTTACTCCGCCGGGATTCACCAGCGTGGTGGTCGGTGAAGGCGGACCCGGATTGTGGCGGGCCGTGCGCGAGACCACTCCGGAGGCCACCAATCAGGTGGTATTGGCGCAACTCAGCGCGGATGTAAAAGACGAACGCTTTCCCATTCTGGTTTATGACGGCGCGTCCTTCGACGATTTCACATTGACGACCCGCTTCAAAATTGTGGAAGGCGTGGCCGAACAAATGGCGGGGGTGGTTTTTCGTTACCAGGATGAAAAGAGTTTTTATGTGGTGCGAGCGAGCGCCCTGGGCCGCAACCTGCGTTTTTACAAAGTGGTGGGCGGACTGCGCAGCCAGCCGATTGGCCCGAATCTGCCGATTGAGAAAGGTGTGTGGTACGCGTTAAAGGTGCAGTGTCAGAAAAGTAAAATCCGGATCTGGCTCAACGATCAGCCCGTGATTCCGGAACTCACCGACACCAGCTTTGCGAACGGGAAAATCGGGTTCTGGACCAAATCCGACTCGATGAGCCGCTTTGCCGACACGCGCATCGAATACACGCCCAAAGAACCCCGTGTTCAAGCCACTCTGCGCAGCACGCTGAAAAAATACTCACGGCTGGTCGGACTGAAAATTTACGCGCTCGACGCCGCAGGCACCCCGCGTATTGTCGCGAGCAATCAGGAAGACGAAGTGGGCCAGGCGGGCGGCGCTTCAGAAATCGGCGCGATCACCAAGGGCGAGGTTTTTTACGGCAAAGACGCAAAGACCGTGGCGGTGATCCAACCGTTGCGTGATCGCAATGGTGAACCGATGGCAGCCATCCGGGTCATCTTGAAGTCGTTTCCCGGCCAGACGGAGCAGGCCATTTTGCAACGCGCGTTACCCATCGTGCGCGAGGTGCAACAACAGGCTCTCTCGCTCGACGATTTGCAATAG
- the kdsB gene encoding 3-deoxy-manno-octulosonate cytidylyltransferase, with product MKILGIIPARYGSTRFPGKPLHLIAGKPLIQHVVQQCQKARSLSEVMVATDDARIAEVAQQFCRVEMTRADHPSGSDRIAEVAERHACDVIVNIQGDEPLLDPAVVDAVAEAARDCEMTTAATHIQDPDEYDNANVVKVVVNARGHALYFSRRTIPYLREAASRSIREQLAAFPFMKHLGIYGFQRDTLLRLVRLPVSPLEQAEKLEQLRALDHGIRIAVVPVNYDSVGVDTPEDVARVEHQLRGA from the coding sequence ATGAAAATCCTCGGCATCATACCAGCGCGATACGGCTCGACCCGCTTTCCGGGCAAACCACTGCACCTCATTGCCGGCAAACCACTCATCCAGCACGTCGTGCAACAATGCCAGAAAGCCCGGTCGTTGAGCGAAGTGATGGTGGCGACGGATGACGCGCGCATTGCCGAAGTGGCGCAACAGTTTTGCCGGGTGGAAATGACCCGAGCGGATCACCCGAGCGGATCGGACCGCATCGCGGAAGTGGCGGAACGCCACGCGTGCGATGTGATCGTGAACATTCAGGGCGATGAACCGTTGCTGGATCCGGCCGTGGTGGACGCCGTGGCGGAAGCGGCGCGGGATTGCGAAATGACCACGGCCGCCACGCACATTCAAGACCCGGACGAATACGATAATGCGAACGTGGTGAAAGTCGTTGTCAACGCCCGTGGTCACGCCCTATATTTTTCCCGGCGTACGATTCCGTATCTGCGCGAAGCCGCCAGTCGTTCGATTCGTGAACAGTTGGCGGCGTTTCCTTTTATGAAGCACCTGGGCATTTACGGTTTCCAACGCGACACGTTGCTGCGCCTGGTCCGGCTGCCGGTTTCGCCCCTGGAACAAGCCGAGAAATTGGAGCAGTTGCGCGCATTGGACCACGGCATCCGGATCGCGGTGGTGCCGGTAAATTACGATAGTGTGGGCGTGGATACCCCGGAAGACGTGGCCCGGGTGGAGCACCAGTTGCGCGGCGCATGA
- a CDS encoding CTP synthase yields MKFIFITGGVISSLGKGLTAAALGTLLENRGHKVAIQKFDPYLNVDPGTMSPYQHGEVYVLDDGAETDLDLGHYERFTNTKLSRLNSLTSGQVYQTVLNNEREGIYLGKTVQVIPHVTDEIKRRIHVLATDSKADIVITEVGGTTGDIEGLPFLEAIREFALEAGIGNTCFIHVTYVPYIKAAGELKTKPTQQSVAKLREIGLSPHLMVCRCEKPLDKELRQKISLFCSVPVEAVIEVKDVDHSIYELPLVLQREQADDLVCRVLHLDGPPAKMGHWQEIIRKLIAPQFRVRIGVVGKYIGLQDAYKSVYEALIHGGIGNDCGVEIVRIDAEEIEKEGAEKKLSGLHGICVPGGFGERGIEGLVKTAKFARETKVPYLGLCLGMQIATIEFARNVLKMEKAHSTEFNPDTSHAVIALLDAQRKVTKKGGTMRLGAQPCQLQVGSLAAKLYGAFMTNERHRHRFEFNNAFREKFEKGGLVFSGLSPDGKLVEVIELPGHPFYLASQFHPEFLSKPHEPHPLFKGFIAAALQQSQPRPL; encoded by the coding sequence ATGAAATTTATTTTCATCACCGGTGGAGTCATCAGTTCCCTGGGCAAGGGATTAACCGCGGCCGCTCTCGGCACGCTGCTGGAAAATCGCGGCCACAAGGTCGCCATCCAGAAGTTTGATCCCTATCTCAACGTGGACCCCGGCACTATGTCGCCATATCAACACGGCGAAGTTTACGTGTTGGATGACGGCGCGGAAACGGACCTCGATCTGGGCCACTACGAACGGTTCACCAATACCAAACTATCCCGCCTGAACAGCCTGACCAGCGGCCAGGTTTATCAAACGGTACTCAACAACGAGCGCGAGGGCATTTATCTCGGCAAAACGGTGCAGGTCATCCCGCACGTCACCGACGAAATCAAGCGCCGCATTCACGTGCTCGCCACTGATAGCAAGGCCGATATTGTGATTACCGAAGTGGGCGGCACCACGGGCGACATCGAAGGGCTGCCGTTCCTGGAGGCGATTCGCGAATTCGCGCTGGAAGCCGGTATCGGTAACACCTGTTTCATCCACGTCACCTACGTCCCGTACATTAAAGCCGCCGGTGAATTGAAAACCAAGCCCACGCAACAATCCGTCGCCAAACTGCGCGAAATCGGCCTCTCGCCGCACCTGATGGTTTGCCGTTGCGAAAAACCGCTCGATAAGGAGTTGCGCCAGAAAATTTCGCTGTTTTGCAGCGTGCCGGTGGAAGCGGTGATTGAAGTGAAGGACGTGGATCATTCCATCTACGAACTGCCGCTGGTGTTGCAACGCGAACAGGCGGACGATCTGGTCTGCCGCGTCCTGCACCTGGATGGGCCGCCCGCCAAAATGGGGCACTGGCAGGAAATCATTCGGAAACTGATCGCGCCGCAATTTCGCGTGCGCATCGGGGTCGTCGGCAAATACATCGGCCTGCAGGACGCTTACAAATCAGTTTACGAAGCGTTGATCCATGGCGGCATCGGCAACGATTGCGGCGTGGAAATTGTGCGGATTGACGCCGAGGAGATTGAGAAGGAAGGCGCGGAGAAGAAACTGAGCGGGCTGCACGGCATCTGTGTGCCGGGCGGATTCGGCGAGCGCGGCATTGAAGGATTGGTCAAAACGGCGAAGTTCGCCCGGGAAACCAAAGTGCCCTATCTCGGACTGTGTTTGGGCATGCAGATCGCCACCATTGAATTCGCCCGCAATGTGCTCAAGATGGAGAAAGCCCATTCCACGGAATTCAATCCCGACACCTCGCACGCGGTCATTGCGCTGCTCGACGCGCAACGCAAAGTAACCAAGAAAGGCGGCACGATGCGCCTCGGCGCGCAGCCGTGCCAGTTGCAGGTCGGCTCGCTGGCCGCCAAGTTGTACGGCGCGTTCATGACCAACGAACGGCATCGGCATCGGTTTGAATTCAACAACGCCTTCCGTGAGAAATTTGAGAAAGGCGGCCTGGTATTCAGCGGATTGTCCCCGGACGGAAAATTGGTGGAGGTGATTGAATTGCCCGGACATCCCTTCTATCTGGCCAGCCAGTTTCATCCCGAATTTCTCAGCAAACCGCACGAGCCGCATCCGCTGTTCAAGGGTTTCATCGCCGCCGCGCTCCAGCAGAGTCAGCCGCGCCCGCTGTGA
- a CDS encoding restriction endonuclease: MSSRQPAVKRVEARAPQAATRPSSLVDTRVIYCGDNLEQLQKLPDACVDLIYIDPPFNSNRNYEVFWGETKEKRAFEDRHANTQAYIDYMRPRCVELARVLKKTGSFYYHCDWHASHYVKVMLDQIFGENNFVNEIVWKRTSAHGNVGKRYAITEDRILFYANSKVWTWNPPYLAYSEEYIASHYGQKEEGTGRQFTTRDLTASMQRASQSQIYDWKGFRPPPTRCWAYTKENMEKLEAEGKLVYSERGMPRLKLYLDQMAGTPCDTVWVDIPPLNSQAEERLGYPTQKPLALLDRIIKASSNENDIVLDAFCGCGTALVAAQNLKRQWIGVDISPTACRVMAKRLRDVCGFPEDEQLWKIGRGFVVRDLPWTEEKLRAIPPFEFENWAVIALGGIPNKTKVGDYGIDGRIFPVGAEPAAFKEGELQLTERWYPIQVKQKDKVGRPDIDAFETAMRRAKRDKGFFVAFDYTDDALREIDRFFKADHAVIIPLTVKEILDEQIARKLV; the protein is encoded by the coding sequence ATGTCCTCCCGCCAGCCGGCGGTGAAGCGAGTTGAAGCCCGCGCTCCGCAAGCCGCCACTCGCCCTTCCTCGCTCGTGGACACGCGCGTCATCTATTGCGGCGATAATCTCGAACAACTCCAAAAACTGCCCGACGCCTGCGTTGACCTGATTTACATAGACCCGCCGTTCAACTCCAACCGCAACTACGAAGTCTTCTGGGGCGAAACCAAGGAGAAGCGCGCCTTCGAGGACCGCCACGCGAATACGCAAGCCTATATTGACTACATGCGTCCCCGTTGCGTGGAACTGGCCCGCGTTCTCAAAAAGACCGGCAGCTTCTACTACCACTGCGACTGGCACGCCTCCCACTACGTCAAGGTCATGCTCGACCAGATTTTCGGAGAGAATAATTTTGTAAATGAAATTGTTTGGAAACGAACGAGCGCGCATGGAAATGTCGGGAAAAGATATGCAATCACGGAGGACAGAATTTTATTCTACGCAAATTCAAAAGTTTGGACGTGGAATCCTCCATACTTAGCCTATTCTGAAGAATACATCGCTTCACATTACGGGCAAAAAGAAGAAGGCACTGGCCGTCAGTTTACAACTCGTGATTTAACAGCGTCGATGCAACGTGCTTCCCAAAGCCAAATCTATGATTGGAAGGGTTTTCGCCCGCCGCCGACTCGGTGCTGGGCATACACAAAAGAAAATATGGAAAAATTGGAAGCCGAGGGAAAACTTGTTTATTCGGAACGCGGGATGCCTCGTCTAAAACTATATTTGGATCAAATGGCGGGAACTCCATGCGATACAGTTTGGGTTGATATTCCACCTCTAAATTCACAGGCAGAAGAACGACTTGGTTATCCAACTCAGAAACCACTTGCGTTGCTTGACCGGATTATCAAAGCCAGCAGCAATGAAAATGACATTGTGCTCGACGCCTTTTGCGGTTGCGGCACAGCGTTGGTTGCAGCGCAAAATCTAAAACGCCAATGGATCGGGGTTGATATTTCACCCACCGCTTGCCGCGTGATGGCAAAACGACTCCGCGACGTTTGCGGTTTTCCCGAAGACGAACAGCTTTGGAAAATTGGACGCGGCTTTGTCGTGCGCGATCTTCCTTGGACGGAGGAAAAATTGCGCGCCATTCCGCCCTTTGAATTTGAAAACTGGGCCGTCATCGCCCTCGGCGGCATCCCGAACAAAACCAAAGTGGGCGATTACGGCATTGATGGCCGCATCTTCCCCGTGGGCGCGGAACCGGCGGCCTTCAAGGAAGGCGAATTGCAACTCACCGAACGCTGGTATCCCATTCAGGTGAAGCAAAAGGACAAAGTGGGGCGACCCGACATTGACGCCTTCGAGACGGCCATGCGCCGCGCCAAACGCGACAAGGGCTTCTTCGTGGCCTTCGATTACACCGACGACGCGCTGCGCGAGATAGACCGCTTCTTCAAAGCCGACCACGCCGTCATCATCCCACTGACGGTGAAGGAAATTTTGGACGAGCAAATTGCGAGGAAGTT